DNA from Colletotrichum higginsianum IMI 349063 chromosome 7 map unlocalized unitig_7, whole genome shotgun sequence:
TGGGCTTGTGGGACCTTTGACAACCTATAGCCGTATTTGCGCAAGCGTCGAGGCGTGATAGCTGCATAGATATGTAGTGTTGGAGGGGCAGCTGGCGCATCCCAAAAAAAAGTTGGACGGCGTTCCTTATCGCATTTCTGCCCCTGTCCACCGCCTGTACTTTTGTTCCTTATCGGAATCGAAgctaaggtacctaggtacatAGTTAAGCTCCGGTACGTACCTACATTCGGCGCGCGCACCATCCCGCCGCGtaactacctacctaggaGAGTAAGGGTAAGTACCTAAGAAGGTACTATTGCGACCGGCACCTGTGATTTCGCGACGCCTTCGAAGCTCTACGAGACGATGCTCCAGCACCAATCTCCAAGGTGACAATTGCTCGCGCCGAGCAAGCCGACAAGATGAGTCGAACATACAATATCGCTATGGTTAGCGACTTCTTTTTCCCACAGCCAGGAGGAGTCGAGAGCCACATCTATCAACTATCCACGAAGCTCATCGACCGCGGACACAaagtcatcatcatcacccaCGCCTACGAAGGCCGCAGCGGCGTGCGGAACTTGACCAACGGCCTGCGAGTCTACCACGTCCCGTTCCTCGTCATATTTCGATCCGCCACATTTCCGaccgtcttctccttcttcccgATCCTCCGCAACATCCTCATCCGAGAGCAGATCGAGATTGTCCACGGCCATGCGAGTCTGAGCAGTATGTGCCATGAAGCGATCCTACACGCAAGGACAATGGGTCTGCGGACCGTCTTCACAGACCACTCGCTGTTCGGCTTCGCGGATGCAGCCAGTATTCTGACGAACAAGATCCTCAAGTTCTCCCTGAGCGACGTGGACCATGTCATCTGCGTCAGCCATACATGGTACGTTGCGCCGTGGATCGTCGACGGAGACAGGTAACTAACTGGGCCTCGCAGCAAAGAGAATACTGTCCTCCGAGCGTCTCTGGACCCCCTCATGGTCTCGGTCATTCCCAACGCCGTCGTTGCCGAGAACTTCCGCCCCCTCGATTACCCATCTTCCGACGCTGCTGGACAACCCTTTGGACAGAACCCGCCCCCAGCGCACCATCTCGGCCCGAACGACGTGATTACGATCGTGGTGATATCCCGCCTGTTTTATAACAAGGGGACGGATCTTCTGACAGCCGCGATCCCCCGTATCCTGGAGAACCACCCCAACACGAGATTCATCATTGCCGGCTCGGGCCCAAAGGccatcgacctcgagcagATGATTG
Protein-coding regions in this window:
- a CDS encoding Phosphatidylinositol N-acetylglucosaminyltransferase gpi3 subunit, with translation MSRTYNIAMVSDFFFPQPGGVESHIYQLSTKLIDRGHKVIIITHAYEGRSGVRNLTNGLRVYHVPFLVIFRSATFPTVFSFFPILRNILIREQIEIVHGHASLSSMCHEAILHARTMGLRTVFTDHSLFGFADAASILTNKILKFSLSDVDHVICVSHTCKENTVLRASLDPLMVSVIPNAVVAENFRPLDYPSSDAAGQPFGQNPPPAHHLGPNDVITIVVISRLFYNKGTDLLTAAIPRILENHPNTRFIIAGSGPKAIDLEQMIEQNVLQDRVEMLGPIRHEEVRDVMVRGHIYLHPSLTEAFGTVIVEAASCGLYVVCTQVGGIPEVLPSHMTVFAKPEEDDLVVATGKAIAALRANKVRTERFHEQVRKMYSWTNVAIRTERVYHGITGELSEAEFYGFDTANPSTFGNSRVRSFTLIDRLKRYYGCGIWAGKLFCLCVIVDYLLFLFLELWFPREQIDICPEWPRKIVDDAEDSKED